In Cystobacter ferrugineus, the following are encoded in one genomic region:
- a CDS encoding sensor histidine kinase: MRMGLADEGFTPGMPGPETSQREARLADEQRLLYAASVTWVCFWSADVLSVLRPTWDTLVLRLLWAALTVLSGWLLPQVGPVGRSALRIFAGVILPNVFFGLAIHRLGGSSSPIFDWLCLMPAVTLLLGRGLWHGAMSTLLMLLLASAMLWEEGAPAERYLSWLPMLTVEAVGIQVTFFYQRLLLERAKAAAEQKLARRALDESNERALRAEQMAQLGQLAAGVAHEVRNPLAYVQANLRFLQEEARPSRAESDAEYAAALQETLLGVERIHQIVKDLTALSRSEEPAPVGQCDLRPVIDTSVRLASVRLKTLVRLAVEVPETPRARAEPRRLGQVLLNLLLNAADAIEEAKVPDGRVALRVQVDEERVRVLVEDNGPGIRAEHLSRLFTSFFTTKAPGKGTGLGLALSRQYVESFGGTLRAENRSEGGARFIVELPAA, translated from the coding sequence ATGCGCATGGGATTGGCGGACGAAGGGTTCACTCCGGGTATGCCGGGACCCGAGACATCTCAGCGGGAGGCGCGGCTGGCGGACGAGCAGCGCCTGCTCTACGCGGCCTCGGTGACGTGGGTGTGTTTCTGGAGCGCCGACGTGTTGTCGGTGCTCCGGCCGACCTGGGACACGTTGGTGCTGCGCCTGCTCTGGGCGGCGCTGACGGTGCTGTCGGGCTGGCTGTTGCCCCAGGTGGGTCCGGTGGGGCGCTCGGCGCTGCGGATCTTCGCCGGGGTGATCCTGCCCAACGTGTTCTTCGGCCTGGCCATCCACCGGTTGGGAGGCTCGAGCAGCCCCATCTTCGACTGGCTGTGTCTGATGCCCGCGGTCACCCTGTTGTTGGGCCGGGGCCTGTGGCATGGGGCGATGAGCACCCTGTTGATGCTGCTGTTGGCGAGCGCGATGCTGTGGGAGGAGGGCGCGCCCGCGGAGCGGTATCTGTCGTGGCTGCCGATGCTGACCGTGGAGGCGGTGGGCATCCAGGTGACCTTCTTCTATCAGCGGTTGTTGCTCGAGCGGGCGAAGGCCGCGGCGGAGCAGAAGCTGGCGCGGCGGGCGCTCGACGAGTCCAACGAGCGGGCGCTGCGCGCCGAGCAGATGGCGCAACTGGGGCAGTTGGCGGCGGGCGTGGCCCACGAGGTGCGCAACCCCCTGGCCTATGTGCAGGCCAACCTGCGCTTCCTCCAGGAGGAGGCCCGGCCCTCGCGGGCGGAGAGCGACGCCGAGTACGCCGCCGCGCTCCAGGAGACGCTGCTCGGCGTGGAGCGCATCCATCAGATCGTGAAGGATCTCACGGCGCTGTCGCGCTCGGAGGAGCCCGCGCCCGTGGGCCAGTGCGACCTGAGGCCGGTCATCGACACGAGCGTGCGGCTGGCCTCGGTGCGGCTCAAGACCCTGGTTCGCCTGGCGGTGGAGGTGCCGGAGACGCCGAGGGCGCGGGCCGAGCCGCGCCGGCTGGGGCAGGTGCTGCTCAACCTGCTGCTCAACGCGGCGGACGCCATCGAGGAGGCGAAGGTGCCCGACGGGCGGGTGGCGCTGCGGGTCCAGGTGGACGAGGAGCGGGTGCGGGTGCTGGTGGAGGACAACGGGCCCGGCATCCGGGCCGAGCACCTCTCGCGGTTGTTCACGAGCTTCTTCACCACGAAGGCGCCGGGCAAGGGCACGGGGCTGGGGCTGGCGCTGTCGCGGCAGTACGTGGAGTCCTTTGGCGGCACGCTGCGCGCGGAGAACCGCTCCGAGGGCGGCGCGCGCTTCATCGTGGAGCTGCCCGCGGCCTGA
- a CDS encoding peptidylprolyl isomerase, translating into MSPALRLSTLAVLALVGCERSPAPGQARVDLRHTRAPGGTPVVSWSGDQVTAEELRQRLEEMSPAQRERYQTLERKREYVEGLARYELLVQEALARGLQDDPEVVAATKRALVSRLMRARLDDALPPVSEAQLADAYARHREDYVRPEQVRLSHLFLAAPRSDAARVARAHETAGKLLAEARALPPTDFAAFGRLARAHSEEPRTQPLDGDLRYRSFEELARDFGPEVAEAARALVPTGPGTLSGVVRTDTGLHVLQLTGHQPALNQTLEDVRVALSGRLAQEQRARAWTEWISELEHRAALTVDAAALARVHVDLNAPVRPASGPAPGSLPAPFPSVQVTPP; encoded by the coding sequence ATGTCCCCCGCCCTCCGCCTCTCCACCCTCGCCGTGCTGGCCCTCGTGGGCTGCGAGCGGAGCCCCGCTCCAGGCCAGGCCCGGGTGGACCTGCGCCATACCCGCGCGCCCGGAGGCACGCCCGTCGTCTCCTGGAGCGGAGACCAGGTAACGGCCGAGGAGCTGCGCCAGCGTCTGGAGGAGATGAGCCCCGCGCAGCGCGAGCGCTACCAGACCCTGGAGCGCAAGCGCGAGTACGTCGAGGGCCTCGCGCGCTACGAGCTGCTCGTCCAGGAGGCGCTCGCGCGCGGGTTGCAGGACGACCCCGAGGTGGTGGCGGCCACCAAGCGGGCGCTCGTGTCCCGGCTCATGCGCGCGCGGCTCGACGACGCCCTCCCGCCCGTGTCCGAGGCCCAGCTCGCCGACGCCTACGCCCGGCACCGCGAGGACTACGTGCGCCCGGAGCAGGTACGGCTCTCGCACCTCTTCCTCGCGGCGCCCCGCTCGGACGCGGCCCGGGTGGCCCGTGCGCATGAGACGGCCGGGAAGCTGCTCGCCGAGGCCCGCGCGCTGCCACCCACGGACTTCGCCGCCTTCGGACGGCTCGCGCGCGCCCACAGCGAGGAACCGCGCACCCAGCCCCTGGATGGGGACTTGCGCTACCGCTCGTTCGAGGAGCTCGCGCGGGACTTCGGGCCCGAGGTGGCCGAGGCCGCGCGCGCGCTCGTGCCCACCGGCCCGGGGACGCTCAGCGGCGTGGTGCGGACGGACACCGGACTGCACGTGCTCCAGCTCACCGGCCACCAGCCGGCGTTGAACCAGACACTCGAGGACGTGCGCGTCGCCCTGTCCGGCCGGCTCGCCCAGGAGCAGCGCGCCCGCGCCTGGACGGAGTGGATCTCCGAGCTCGAGCACCGCGCGGCCCTCACGGTGGACGCCGCCGCGCTCGCGCGGGTGCACGTGGACCTGAACGCCCCCGTGCGGCCCGCGAGTGGTCCCGCCCCCGGTAGCCTTCCCGCCCCCTTTCCGTCCGTCCAGGTGACGCCGCCATGA
- a CDS encoding GIY-YIG nuclease family protein: protein MLPGAVSGAWVVYMVCCRDGTLYTGATNHLERRLATHNRGRGAAYTRARLPVTLVWSEPAVDRSAALRREAALKRLSRAAKLRLVHQASNDPGSN, encoded by the coding sequence ATGCTACCCGGCGCCGTGTCCGGAGCCTGGGTCGTCTACATGGTGTGCTGTCGGGACGGGACGCTCTACACGGGGGCGACCAACCACCTGGAGCGCCGTCTGGCCACCCACAACCGGGGGCGAGGCGCCGCCTACACCCGGGCGCGCCTGCCGGTGACGCTCGTGTGGAGCGAGCCCGCGGTGGACCGGAGCGCCGCCCTGCGCCGGGAAGCGGCGCTCAAGCGGTTGTCTCGCGCCGCGAAGTTGCGCCTTGTTCACCAGGCGTCAAATGATCCCGGGTCCAATTAG
- a CDS encoding peptidylprolyl isomerase — translation MGERAHAAGHSRPARHPDDDPALSEGSPRERHGGQAMKKWLGTMVAVLLLNGAAARAELVDRVAAVVNRDIITQSEVEKRAAPELARLAGERDTQKRAEARAAVMKKALDSLIGEKLMEEQIRELGLGVTDAELEAAVSDVKRQNNVTDDTQFNQLLAGEGFNVATYKEFLRKQMSRMKLVQMKVSSKVKVSEEDLKAAYTQYTKMESGDAEVHARHILVQVDSKATPAQVEAARVKAAALAEQARKPGVDFAQLAREKSEGPSASDGGDLGFFRRGVMVPAFERVAFSLGEGEVSEPVRTQFGWHVLKVEEKRAVDVAPFETVKNELETRLKLQKTEKYVEQYVQELRQKASVETKI, via the coding sequence GTGGGTGAACGAGCCCACGCTGCAGGCCATTCGCGGCCGGCCCGTCACCCAGACGACGACCCGGCCCTGAGCGAAGGCTCCCCACGAGAGAGACACGGAGGACAGGCGATGAAGAAGTGGCTTGGAACGATGGTGGCGGTGCTGCTGCTCAACGGCGCCGCGGCGCGCGCGGAGCTGGTGGATCGCGTGGCGGCGGTGGTCAATCGCGACATCATCACCCAGTCCGAGGTGGAGAAGCGCGCGGCGCCGGAGCTGGCGCGGCTGGCGGGCGAGCGCGACACGCAGAAGCGCGCCGAGGCCCGCGCGGCGGTGATGAAGAAGGCCCTGGACTCGCTCATCGGCGAGAAGCTGATGGAGGAGCAGATCCGCGAGCTGGGCCTGGGCGTGACGGACGCGGAGCTGGAAGCGGCGGTGTCGGACGTGAAGCGGCAGAACAACGTCACCGACGACACCCAGTTCAACCAGCTCCTGGCTGGCGAGGGCTTCAACGTCGCGACGTACAAGGAGTTTTTGCGCAAGCAGATGTCGCGCATGAAGCTCGTGCAGATGAAGGTCAGCTCCAAGGTGAAGGTGTCCGAGGAGGACCTCAAGGCGGCCTACACCCAGTACACCAAGATGGAGTCGGGTGACGCCGAGGTGCACGCGCGGCACATCCTGGTGCAGGTGGACTCCAAGGCGACGCCCGCGCAGGTGGAGGCGGCGCGCGTCAAGGCGGCGGCCCTGGCCGAGCAGGCGCGCAAGCCGGGCGTGGACTTCGCGCAGCTCGCGCGCGAGAAGAGCGAGGGCCCGAGCGCGTCCGACGGCGGCGACCTGGGCTTCTTCCGGCGCGGGGTGATGGTGCCCGCCTTCGAGCGCGTGGCCTTCTCGCTCGGCGAGGGCGAGGTGAGCGAGCCGGTGCGCACCCAGTTCGGCTGGCACGTGCTCAAGGTCGAGGAGAAGCGCGCCGTGGACGTGGCCCCCTTCGAGACGGTGAAGAACGAGCTGGAGACGCGGCTCAAGCTGCAGAAGACGGAGAAGTACGTGGAGCAGTACGTGCAGGAGCTGCGGCAGAAGGCCTCCGTGGAGACGAAGATCTGA
- a CDS encoding CBS domain-containing protein: MEVALVPTDTVLRALGVMERYRVRLLPVLGEAGRMVGLLSREHVMSAWEVDPLLPVSLVMAACGAPRPPEPRLVSW, translated from the coding sequence ATGGAGGTCGCCCTGGTGCCCACGGATACCGTCTTGAGGGCCTTGGGGGTGATGGAGCGCTACCGTGTGCGATTGCTGCCCGTGCTGGGAGAGGCGGGGCGGATGGTGGGGCTGCTCAGTCGAGAGCACGTGATGTCGGCGTGGGAGGTGGATCCCCTCCTGCCCGTGTCGTTGGTGATGGCGGCGTGCGGGGCCCCGCGTCCGCCTGAGCCCCGGCTGGTGTCATGGTGA
- a CDS encoding alpha/beta hydrolase, which produces MADLFSRAVNREGEGLLTLPFKPDELYRVPTDDGAAVALGRYHPRGERRFAEPVILCHGLGVNRFHMDFDERYSLARYLARAGFETWVMELRGRGLAGPCGEFSFDDLAEHDVRCAVRTVLSTGAKEVLWVGHSKGGLTLYGHLARNPQVPVRAAVAIGSPFTFAVQPGLKHFIQRIEPLLRLKSIPMRRITGIALFGAPPGPLTRYMMLADNMHPDVVRRCLANMPSDISGGVARQFAQWITTDSFCMADGTCYRKPLAGAKLPVMLIAGSKDLLAPPLAVARAQEHLGGPVKLVVAGRGHGFAEDYGHADLVLGRRAPDEIFPLVEAFLSTHATRV; this is translated from the coding sequence ATGGCCGACCTCTTCTCGCGAGCGGTGAATCGCGAGGGAGAAGGGTTGCTCACGCTGCCCTTCAAGCCGGACGAGCTGTACCGGGTGCCCACGGACGACGGGGCCGCGGTGGCGCTGGGCCGCTATCACCCCCGGGGCGAGCGCCGCTTCGCCGAGCCCGTCATCCTGTGCCATGGACTGGGCGTCAACCGCTTCCACATGGACTTCGACGAGCGCTACAGCCTGGCGCGCTACCTGGCCCGGGCGGGCTTCGAGACGTGGGTGATGGAGCTGCGCGGCCGGGGGCTGGCGGGCCCCTGCGGGGAGTTCTCCTTCGATGATCTCGCCGAGCACGACGTGCGCTGCGCGGTGCGAACCGTGCTGTCCACGGGGGCCAAGGAAGTTCTCTGGGTGGGGCATTCCAAGGGTGGGCTGACGCTCTACGGCCACCTGGCGCGAAACCCGCAAGTGCCCGTGCGCGCCGCGGTGGCGATCGGCAGTCCCTTCACCTTCGCGGTGCAGCCGGGCCTCAAGCACTTCATCCAGCGCATCGAGCCGCTCCTGCGGCTCAAGTCCATTCCCATGCGCCGCATCACCGGCATCGCCCTGTTCGGCGCGCCCCCGGGGCCCCTCACCCGCTACATGATGCTGGCGGACAACATGCACCCGGACGTGGTGCGCCGGTGCCTGGCCAACATGCCCTCGGACATCTCCGGAGGGGTGGCGCGCCAGTTCGCCCAGTGGATCACCACCGACTCCTTCTGCATGGCGGACGGCACCTGCTACCGCAAGCCCCTGGCCGGGGCGAAGCTGCCGGTGATGCTCATCGCCGGCAGCAAGGATCTGCTCGCCCCGCCGCTCGCCGTGGCGCGCGCCCAGGAGCACCTGGGAGGCCCGGTGAAGCTGGTGGTGGCCGGGCGAGGGCATGGCTTCGCCGAGGACTACGGGCACGCGGACCTGGTGCTCGGACGCCGGGCGCCGGACGAAATCTTCCCCCTGGTGGAAGCGTTCCTGTCGACACACGCGACCCGGGTTTGA
- a CDS encoding peptidylprolyl isomerase, which produces MTLPSRLPFRPALLRVPRVLATTLALAVGLAGCTQKDKEEPDALAVATVNGEVISRADFERELEREFIASSTESGQQPSPEEVEPYKRALLDTLISRTVLLQEARAHNITVTPDEVDRGVLRLSSDYPAGNFNDVLAEGQLSMAELKKNEAARLTIEKLFANEVYTRVAVTEEELRDTYAQHEAEYSSPEQVRAAQIVVKTMEEARRLQVQLKTGKKFAELARKYSLSADAKVGGDLGFFPRGQMPPAFDEVVFSLSPGQVSDVVETEYGYHLFRVLEKKPGRKLEFVEVRAQVEAKLLAQRRAEAQAKYEQELRSKAQVWVNEPTLQAIRGRPVTQTTTRP; this is translated from the coding sequence ATGACTCTCCCGAGCCGTCTCCCCTTCCGCCCGGCCCTCCTCCGTGTGCCCCGTGTGCTCGCCACCACCCTGGCGCTCGCCGTGGGGCTCGCCGGCTGCACCCAGAAGGACAAGGAGGAGCCGGACGCGCTCGCGGTGGCCACCGTCAATGGCGAGGTCATCTCCCGCGCCGACTTCGAGCGGGAGTTGGAGCGGGAGTTCATCGCCTCGAGCACCGAGTCCGGCCAGCAGCCCTCGCCCGAGGAGGTGGAGCCCTACAAGCGCGCGCTGCTCGACACGCTCATCTCCCGCACGGTGCTCCTGCAGGAGGCGCGCGCCCACAACATCACCGTGACGCCCGACGAGGTGGACCGGGGCGTGCTCCGCCTGTCGAGCGACTACCCCGCGGGCAACTTCAACGACGTGCTCGCCGAGGGCCAGCTCTCCATGGCGGAGCTCAAGAAGAACGAGGCCGCGCGCCTCACCATCGAGAAGCTCTTCGCCAACGAGGTGTACACCCGCGTGGCGGTGACGGAGGAGGAGCTGCGCGACACCTACGCCCAGCACGAGGCGGAGTACTCCTCGCCCGAGCAGGTGCGCGCCGCGCAGATCGTCGTGAAGACCATGGAGGAGGCGCGGCGGCTGCAAGTCCAGCTCAAGACGGGCAAGAAGTTCGCGGAACTGGCGCGCAAGTACTCGCTGAGCGCGGACGCGAAGGTGGGCGGGGACCTGGGCTTCTTCCCCCGCGGGCAGATGCCCCCCGCCTTCGACGAGGTCGTGTTCTCGCTCTCGCCCGGCCAGGTGTCGGACGTGGTGGAGACGGAGTACGGCTACCACCTGTTCCGCGTGCTGGAGAAGAAGCCGGGGCGCAAGCTGGAGTTCGTCGAGGTGCGTGCCCAGGTGGAAGCGAAGCTCCTCGCGCAGCGGCGCGCGGAGGCACAGGCGAAGTACGAACAGGAATTGCGGAGCAAGGCCCAGGTGTGGGTGAACGAGCCCACGCTGCAGGCCATTCGCGGCCGGCCCGTCACCCAGACGACGACCCGGCCCTGA